In Aquimarina sp. TRL1, a single window of DNA contains:
- the folE gene encoding GTP cyclohydrolase I FolE, which translates to MDKNAIEFMGEHHISSNSQTPLRKDAFDKSDDEKIKNIQQHFAKIMEELGLDITDDSLSGTPYRVAKMYVKELFYGLNPIARPTISTFSNKYNYKKILVEQDIEINSSCEHHFLPIVGKAHIGYIPKERVIGLSKINRLVDYYAHRPQVQERLCTQILEDLQNTLNTQDVIVVITAKHLCVSSRGIKDKESFTTSIEYGGVFQNQNERNEFFTILKCPDI; encoded by the coding sequence ATGGATAAAAATGCTATAGAATTTATGGGGGAACACCATATATCAAGTAACTCGCAAACTCCTCTTCGAAAAGATGCTTTTGATAAATCGGATGATGAAAAAATTAAAAATATTCAACAGCATTTTGCTAAGATAATGGAAGAGCTTGGATTAGATATTACTGATGACAGCCTATCGGGTACTCCTTACCGGGTTGCCAAAATGTACGTTAAGGAATTGTTCTATGGGCTAAATCCTATTGCCAGACCAACTATCTCGACTTTTTCTAATAAATATAATTACAAAAAAATACTCGTAGAACAAGATATTGAAATTAACTCTTCATGTGAACATCACTTCTTACCTATAGTAGGAAAGGCTCATATAGGGTATATCCCCAAAGAACGGGTTATTGGATTATCCAAGATCAATCGGCTGGTTGACTATTATGCGCACAGACCTCAGGTTCAGGAACGTTTATGTACTCAGATATTAGAGGATCTTCAAAACACTTTAAACACCCAAGATGTCATTGTAGTAATCACGGCGAAACACCTATGCGTATCTTCCCGGGGAATTAAAGACAAGGAAAGCTTTACAACTTCTATAGAATATGGTGGCGTCTTCCAAAATCAAAACGAAAGAAATGAATTCTTTACCATTCTAAAATGCCCTGATATATAG
- a CDS encoding ABC transporter ATP-binding protein: MFRFPDIHLERQEHLLILGVSGIGKTTFLHILAGILKPNKGSVKIGNIDISLLSNRALDTFRGSSIGLVFQKNLAIPSLSLLDSLKARLFFSKKPIDSKRINALLKRVQLYPYKHKKIRQLSQGQLQRLSIALAVIHQPTLILADEPTSSLDTENCNNMMQLLLEEAKEHNANLIVITHDDRIKPLFTKSITL, translated from the coding sequence ATGTTTCGATTCCCTGATATCCATTTAGAAAGGCAAGAACACCTACTCATTTTAGGAGTATCCGGTATTGGAAAAACAACTTTTCTTCATATTCTTGCTGGTATTTTAAAACCTAACAAGGGATCTGTAAAAATCGGGAATATTGACATCTCTTTATTATCCAATCGTGCTTTGGATACCTTTCGAGGCAGTTCAATAGGGCTGGTTTTTCAAAAAAATCTGGCGATTCCCTCTTTATCTCTATTAGATAGTCTTAAAGCTCGTCTCTTTTTTTCTAAAAAACCCATAGATTCAAAACGTATTAATGCTTTATTAAAACGCGTGCAGTTATATCCTTATAAACACAAAAAAATCAGACAACTTAGTCAGGGGCAATTACAGCGACTGAGTATTGCATTAGCTGTCATACATCAACCAACATTAATTTTAGCCGATGAACCAACCTCTAGTCTGGATACTGAAAACTGCAATAATATGATGCAACTTTTACTGGAAGAAGCTAAAGAACATAATGCCAATCTAATTGTAATCACGCATGATGATCGGATTAAGCCCTTATTTACCAAATCAATTACCCTATGA
- a CDS encoding FtsX-like permease family protein: MNLLRIVWASITDKPLHSFLSVFVFSMSIALIIWIQQIHVSLQHQLLNTSYGVDLVVGAKGSPLQLVLSSVLHIDTPTGNIPYNKAKKIAKNPMISTAIPISYGDNYKGYRILGTTKDYAKLFNAHLQEGNRIEKPMQVILGHTVATELQLQVGDTFFSSHGLLENSIDIHATPLTITGIYAPTNNVIDRLILTNLETIWDIHDHEGHHSHTPHKKEAHLPSHQNDSITTEEPQEITSLLITFRNPRAFLTLPRNINKKTNMQAAIPKYELEKLYQYTGTGIKTITLIAYGILGISCLIIFVNLYRMVKDRSFELALFRTYGAGHWQLIQLILLEGIILALAATMIGVLISQIGIYYLQNSIEQAYKQHIEFSLPITEIALITGMIFLVILIACLFSILPIFKMNISKILNNEN; the protein is encoded by the coding sequence ATGAATCTATTAAGAATAGTATGGGCTTCAATTACGGATAAACCATTACATAGTTTTTTAAGTGTTTTTGTTTTTTCTATGAGTATTGCACTCATTATATGGATTCAGCAAATACATGTTTCTTTACAGCATCAATTGCTCAATACTTCTTACGGGGTTGATCTTGTTGTAGGTGCTAAAGGGAGCCCTTTACAGCTTGTTTTATCCTCTGTTTTGCATATAGATACTCCTACCGGGAATATCCCCTATAACAAAGCTAAAAAAATTGCTAAAAACCCTATGATTTCCACTGCCATCCCTATCTCTTATGGTGATAACTATAAAGGGTATCGAATTTTAGGAACTACGAAGGACTATGCAAAACTGTTCAATGCGCATCTACAGGAAGGAAATCGCATAGAAAAGCCTATGCAAGTAATACTCGGACATACTGTAGCAACAGAACTACAGCTTCAGGTAGGAGATACTTTTTTTAGCAGTCATGGATTATTAGAAAATTCAATAGACATACACGCTACCCCACTGACGATTACCGGCATTTATGCTCCTACTAATAATGTCATAGATCGTCTTATTCTTACTAATTTAGAAACCATCTGGGATATTCATGATCATGAAGGTCATCACTCACATACTCCTCATAAGAAAGAGGCACATCTTCCCTCTCATCAAAACGATTCTATTACAACTGAGGAACCTCAAGAAATTACTTCTTTGCTTATCACCTTCAGAAACCCAAGAGCTTTTTTGACACTTCCGCGAAACATCAATAAAAAAACGAATATGCAAGCTGCTATTCCTAAATATGAATTAGAGAAACTCTATCAGTACACAGGCACCGGAATTAAGACAATTACCCTTATTGCTTATGGTATTTTAGGTATTTCATGTCTTATCATATTTGTCAACCTGTATAGAATGGTGAAAGACCGTTCTTTTGAGCTTGCCCTCTTTAGAACCTATGGAGCTGGTCATTGGCAGTTAATCCAATTAATTTTATTAGAAGGAATCATACTAGCACTTGCAGCTACTATGATAGGCGTACTTATTTCTCAAATTGGGATATATTACCTGCAAAACAGCATAGAACAAGCATACAAACAACATATTGAATTTTCACTTCCTATTACAGAAATTGCTTTAATAACCGGAATGATTTTTTTGGTCATCCTAATTGCATGTTTGTTTTCAATTCTTCCGATTTTCAAGATGAACATCTCTAAAATTTTAAATAATGAGAATTAG
- a CDS encoding flavin reductase family protein: MKKKISRAEIDAMEHLYKINLINSCSGFKSANLIGSVAANGDTNVAVFSSVVHLGSNPPLLGMIFRPLTVPRNTYDNIKEGSYYTINHIHKPLIEAAHHTSAKYPKEISEFDKTNLTPEYKSGCMLPFVAGAPVQMLMKYVEEYTIKSNDTILLVGEIKELFVNEELLTDEGFIDLSKAQVATINGLDGYAIPEKSKRLPYQRVKVN; the protein is encoded by the coding sequence ATGAAAAAAAAGATATCAAGAGCGGAAATCGATGCAATGGAACATCTGTATAAGATTAATCTGATTAATAGTTGTTCAGGTTTTAAATCAGCAAACCTTATCGGATCTGTTGCAGCAAATGGAGATACGAATGTTGCTGTTTTTAGCTCTGTTGTCCATTTAGGATCTAATCCCCCTTTATTAGGAATGATATTTCGCCCCTTAACGGTTCCGAGAAATACCTATGACAATATAAAAGAAGGGAGCTACTATACGATAAACCATATACATAAACCGTTGATTGAAGCAGCGCATCATACATCTGCTAAATACCCAAAGGAGATTTCTGAATTCGACAAAACAAACTTAACTCCTGAATATAAAAGTGGATGTATGTTGCCTTTTGTAGCAGGAGCTCCAGTACAAATGTTGATGAAGTATGTCGAAGAGTATACGATAAAAAGTAATGATACAATTTTATTAGTAGGAGAAATAAAAGAATTATTTGTCAATGAAGAATTGCTTACCGATGAAGGGTTTATTGATTTGTCTAAAGCACAAGTAGCAACCATTAATGGACTGGATGGATATGCGATACCCGAAAAGAGCAAAAGATTACCGTATCAGCGTGTTAAGGTAAACTAG
- a CDS encoding AarF/ABC1/UbiB kinase family protein, with product MKTINSIPIGKIQRASKLLQTGAKVGVNYIKYYGDRLAGDEDKAKQKLDNANAEDIYDSLKNLKGSALKVAQMLSMEKNLLPGAYVEKFSLSQFSVPPLSPPLVIKTFKKYFGKSPQELFDRFDTNAINAASIGQVHLAEKNGKKLAVKIQYPGVAQSIVSDLALVKPIAIKMFNIQGKGSDQYFKEVREKLEEETDYILEVSQSEELAKACGHIPNISFPTYYPEFSGKQIITMDWMEGVHLSEYTASNVSREKANIIGQALWDFYMFQIHEVKKVHADPHPGNFLVTKNTELVVLDFGCVKVIPDTFYVPYFELAKKENLNNADFFRKKLFELEILKEDDSQEEERFFISMFHDMLSLFTQPFHVSHFDFSDPVFFEKIASLGERFSKDTTLRKMNGNRGSRHFIYMNRTFFGLYNLMHDLKADNIEINRFSQL from the coding sequence ATGAAGACAATTAATTCTATTCCGATAGGGAAAATACAACGAGCTTCAAAATTACTTCAAACAGGCGCAAAAGTTGGTGTTAATTACATTAAGTATTATGGAGATCGCCTTGCTGGTGATGAAGACAAGGCAAAACAAAAGTTGGATAATGCAAATGCAGAAGATATTTATGATAGTCTGAAAAACTTAAAAGGAAGTGCATTAAAGGTAGCTCAAATGCTAAGCATGGAAAAAAACTTACTACCAGGTGCTTATGTAGAGAAGTTTTCATTATCTCAATTTTCTGTTCCTCCGTTATCCCCTCCATTGGTTATAAAAACGTTTAAAAAATATTTTGGAAAATCCCCCCAAGAGCTGTTCGATAGGTTTGATACTAATGCTATTAATGCCGCAAGTATAGGCCAAGTCCACCTGGCAGAAAAAAATGGAAAAAAACTTGCTGTGAAAATTCAATATCCAGGTGTGGCACAAAGTATTGTATCTGATTTAGCATTAGTCAAACCTATTGCTATTAAAATGTTTAATATTCAGGGGAAGGGGTCTGATCAATATTTCAAAGAAGTTAGAGAAAAACTAGAAGAAGAAACGGATTATATTTTAGAGGTTTCCCAAAGTGAAGAACTAGCCAAAGCATGTGGCCACATTCCCAACATTTCTTTTCCTACATATTACCCTGAATTTTCCGGGAAGCAGATTATAACCATGGATTGGATGGAAGGAGTGCACCTGTCAGAGTATACTGCATCAAATGTGTCTAGAGAAAAAGCTAATATTATAGGACAGGCGTTGTGGGATTTTTATATGTTTCAAATTCATGAAGTCAAAAAAGTTCACGCAGATCCTCATCCCGGGAATTTTCTGGTGACAAAGAATACAGAACTGGTGGTATTGGATTTTGGATGTGTTAAGGTTATACCAGATACTTTTTATGTGCCTTATTTTGAGTTAGCTAAAAAAGAAAATCTCAATAATGCTGATTTTTTTAGAAAAAAACTATTCGAACTGGAAATTCTAAAAGAAGACGATAGCCAGGAAGAAGAACGATTTTTTATATCGATGTTTCATGATATGCTCAGCTTATTTACACAACCCTTTCATGTTTCGCATTTTGATTTTTCTGACCCTGTTTTTTTTGAAAAAATAGCTTCTCTGGGAGAACGTTTTTCAAAAGATACCACACTTCGTAAAATGAATGGAAATAGAGGATCAAGACATTTTATTTATATGAATAGAACCTTTTTTGGGTTGTATAACCTGATGCATGATCTGAAGGCAGACAACATAGAGATCAATCGTTTCTCACAATTATAA
- a CDS encoding TetR family transcriptional regulator C-terminal domain-containing protein, translated as MSQHVEVSDKMKIMEHYMEYVLTNGKAPDNVFVFAAHCDISEATFYASYTSFESIEKSAFSAFLEHTLQLLSENEAYRDFQLKDKLLSFFYTFFEILTANRSFVLFVLDKQKTPLKSIHFFSQLKEEVKAYSRDLAFRKIDFKNNRLNTFQDKGFDEMVWGKLVMFINFWKNDTSPGFEKTDLFIEKLLVAYFDLVRIEPVKSVVDLGKFLWKETLKKY; from the coding sequence ATGAGTCAGCATGTTGAGGTGTCGGATAAAATGAAAATAATGGAGCATTATATGGAATATGTGCTTACAAATGGGAAAGCTCCTGATAATGTATTTGTATTTGCAGCTCATTGTGATATTTCAGAAGCCACATTCTATGCTTCATATACTTCTTTTGAATCGATTGAAAAAAGTGCATTTTCTGCATTTTTAGAACATACGTTACAATTATTATCAGAAAATGAAGCATATAGAGATTTTCAGCTAAAGGATAAGTTACTCAGTTTTTTCTATACTTTTTTTGAAATTTTGACGGCTAACAGAAGCTTTGTGCTTTTTGTTTTAGACAAGCAAAAGACCCCGTTAAAAAGCATTCATTTTTTCTCGCAATTAAAAGAAGAAGTGAAAGCATATTCAAGAGACTTAGCGTTTAGAAAAATAGATTTCAAGAATAACAGACTCAATACGTTTCAGGATAAAGGCTTTGATGAAATGGTGTGGGGGAAGCTGGTTATGTTTATCAATTTCTGGAAAAACGACACTTCTCCTGGTTTTGAGAAAACAGATCTTTTTATAGAAAAGTTGCTAGTTGCTTATTTTGATTTGGTTCGTATAGAACCTGTTAAAAGTGTTGTAGACTTAGGGAAGTTTTTATGGAAAGAAACATTAAAAAAGTATTAG
- a CDS encoding type IV pili methyl-accepting chemotaxis transducer N-terminal domain-containing protein → MKLTLAPNKKIQYLLIISLVFLGTSISAQLNTKYGSLTYHNAVNVAGKQRMLSQKMSKAYLFLLSKPNAQQAKKDLLSSQIIFEEQNRVLLQNARSKRTKDRIEVVNQMWTDFKKLIESTPNYENAKKIIDTNTDLLQASNAVVLSIISDSKESHKNISNELEKTYSVEDELELNMTIDISGRQRMLSQRLAFYYYANQIALKDKNSDQMLTNVFHELDGSINKLLISKFNTPQIDEKIGLAFSKWNSIKKNRLKLMDHGFDVNDIYKISNELTSVFNEITVLYEKVKL, encoded by the coding sequence ATGAAATTAACACTCGCCCCAAACAAAAAAATACAATATCTGCTGATCATTAGCTTGGTGTTTTTAGGAACCAGTATTTCAGCTCAATTAAACACCAAATATGGTTCTTTAACATATCATAATGCAGTAAATGTAGCAGGAAAACAACGGATGTTAAGTCAAAAAATGTCTAAAGCATATTTATTTTTATTAAGTAAGCCGAATGCGCAACAAGCAAAAAAGGATCTACTTTCTAGTCAGATCATATTTGAAGAGCAAAATCGTGTATTATTACAAAATGCAAGATCTAAAAGAACTAAAGATCGAATAGAAGTAGTTAATCAGATGTGGACAGATTTTAAGAAGTTAATAGAATCTACCCCTAATTATGAAAATGCAAAAAAGATAATAGATACAAATACAGACTTATTACAGGCATCTAATGCAGTAGTGTTATCAATTATATCAGACTCTAAAGAGTCTCATAAAAATATTTCTAATGAATTAGAAAAAACATATTCTGTAGAAGATGAATTGGAACTAAATATGACTATAGATATATCGGGAAGACAGCGAATGTTATCCCAGCGCTTAGCTTTTTATTATTATGCAAATCAAATAGCTCTGAAAGATAAAAACTCCGATCAAATGCTTACCAATGTTTTCCATGAATTAGATGGCTCAATTAATAAGTTATTAATTTCGAAATTTAATACTCCACAAATAGATGAAAAGATAGGTTTAGCTTTTTCTAAATGGAATTCAATAAAAAAGAATAGATTAAAATTGATGGATCATGGTTTTGATGTGAATGATATATATAAAATTAGTAATGAATTAACCAGTGTATTTAATGAAATCACAGTTTTGTATGAGAAAGTAAAACTGTAA
- a CDS encoding helix-turn-helix domain-containing protein — MYFDTDNKQGLLQFFEEEIVKTIGKEHIQALSILNYFATSLFDKHSVHEVLWSITENCISQLNLEDCVIYILDHKSNTLVQKAAYGKKNKKERKVVSPIVIPLRQGIVGHVATSGVPEIVDDTEDDERYIIDDKPRSSELTVPIFCNNQVIGVIDSEHSEIGFFTKHHLQMFQLIAQLLEKKMTHLFARKKNVYTDDNSYFQAFLTLVETKKIYKNQDVSLSMVANMLGISANYLSQLINKLTHENFTRCINTYRVEETCKMLRRKEYAHYSITGIGLESGFKSKSTFYKAFKRIKGITPRDYKNKSAIRSSHFLEV, encoded by the coding sequence ATGTATTTTGACACAGATAACAAGCAAGGATTACTTCAGTTTTTTGAGGAAGAAATAGTAAAGACAATAGGGAAGGAGCATATACAAGCATTATCCATACTTAATTATTTTGCCACTTCCTTATTTGATAAACATTCGGTACATGAGGTATTGTGGAGCATTACAGAAAACTGTATCTCCCAACTCAATCTGGAAGACTGTGTTATTTATATATTGGATCATAAGTCGAATACATTGGTACAGAAAGCAGCCTATGGCAAAAAAAACAAAAAGGAAAGAAAGGTAGTAAGCCCAATTGTAATCCCGTTACGTCAGGGAATTGTGGGACATGTTGCGACGAGTGGAGTTCCAGAGATTGTAGATGATACAGAAGATGATGAAAGATATATTATTGATGATAAGCCCCGAAGTTCAGAATTAACGGTTCCTATTTTTTGTAATAACCAAGTGATAGGAGTGATTGATTCAGAACATTCTGAAATAGGTTTTTTTACCAAACACCATCTACAGATGTTTCAACTGATAGCACAGTTATTAGAAAAAAAAATGACCCACCTATTCGCACGTAAAAAAAACGTTTATACAGATGATAATTCTTATTTCCAGGCTTTTTTAACGCTTGTGGAAACAAAAAAAATATATAAAAATCAAGATGTGAGTTTATCCATGGTAGCAAATATGCTGGGAATCAGTGCTAATTACTTATCTCAGCTGATTAATAAGCTTACTCATGAGAATTTTACCCGATGTATTAATACTTATAGAGTAGAAGAAACATGTAAAATGCTTAGAAGAAAGGAATATGCACATTATTCTATTACGGGGATTGGTTTGGAGTCCGGATTTAAATCCAAATCTACTTTTTATAAAGCATTTAAAAGAATTAAAGGAATCACCCCCCGGGATTATAAGAACAAAAGTGCCATACGATCCTCTCATTTTTTAGAAGTATAA
- a CDS encoding ATP-binding protein, which produces MIEKFLLWILFLGMLWKAKAQEMLFFNQIETLSNEWITDIAQDEKGFIWIGTEDGINRYDGYKLQLIRHVIEDKNSIAANAIHEIAMIKDTAYWIGTQGGGISVFYPKERRFENHRKHPKGIFSFVYKIIQVASDTLAMVTDEGVFLYTMSTGETHQIEEGSTTSKIGTGNGVLWISTNNVLYGYDVRKNTIVTKQVFEQNIRMISVLQKKVLLSFTDHILLLDKTKEEKKIPVTDAIRYMTKNGDIVFLASEKKIYTFDPDQENIRMINTALPLHQADITSLFLDQQQLLWVGTSKGLYKEKNKVAIFKNPSISLHARRIIKYKEAIYIAGETGLYKIDKNKEMQKLLAGDMLALHASEEQLFVTNRKGTLFTIRDDQIEKEQQIQRSDFKRFSAYGIAQDAQHRIWVGSWASGIFVFDASGNFLQEIKLDTNSDKGESKILQMYLDHKDRLWITTAAYGLYMLANASSADLTTPVPFQQYTSTRSDTTSLTSNVLFSVAEDQKGTIWIGSDMGVVAYQEKNNAFLRLKKDAKLFDKKIMALEADTLNNLWITTINSGVYVYNVISKEWMHYTTKDGLISDAFLFTSMYYDQKEERLLAGTNNGIQTITVDTEVKVPDFPPVIVTAVRVHGEPSDYLADFKTPFDQDIQLSYLQNDFSVRFSNLDYKHIPNIRYAYSMDGGKWKETDVETAYFSNIAYGVHELKVKPVYNSYPAETVPVSILSIRIHPPWYQTIVAYVGYGLLFILIGTLIIYYFLKSKLATLRAEKTKEVNELQSRMFANISHEFRTPVTIIKGLANTILKQEKKEELEEKVMGITKSSDQILNLVNQMLDLAALDEKKVALNYINTNIIAFIEKCVKLYTPLATSKGIAMNFHAEFPEVCMDFDDDKIQKIINNLLSNAIKFTPEKGTIKIEVKVRENQLVLIVSDTGIGIKKGQLPFVFDRYYRANQFTETMGSGIGMALTKELVVLLEGIIEVQSELGQGTTFVIYLPIRNAYPSAKEAVHTMPFISRQMKAKEEEPSNTIRSEVCILVVEDSDEIRSYMKELLGAKYTILTANNGKEGLIIAQKRAIDFIISDIMMPVMDGFEFCKQLKSDVGTSHIPFVILSARTEASDKVKAYQYGIDAYLPKPFDEEELMAIIANLIKKQEERNRYFGKLLQLKETAIEEKDIKKQELDFIKKVQEYALQKDQKLSIDQLAKELYTSRTQLHRKIKGLTGKSTTHYINHIRIEKAKELLLTTSLHIAEISFEVGFDTPAYFSKIFKKIEGRSPSEYRKTKE; this is translated from the coding sequence ATGATTGAAAAATTTCTGTTGTGGATTCTTTTTTTGGGTATGCTGTGGAAAGCAAAAGCTCAGGAAATGCTTTTTTTTAATCAGATAGAAACATTATCTAATGAGTGGATTACGGATATCGCTCAGGATGAAAAAGGATTTATTTGGATTGGTACTGAAGATGGGATAAACCGGTATGATGGTTATAAATTGCAGTTGATTCGTCATGTAATAGAAGATAAGAATTCGATAGCAGCTAATGCGATTCATGAAATAGCCATGATTAAAGATACTGCATATTGGATAGGGACACAGGGAGGAGGGATTTCTGTTTTTTATCCAAAAGAAAGACGATTTGAAAACCATAGAAAACACCCGAAAGGAATATTTTCTTTTGTATATAAAATTATTCAGGTAGCTTCTGATACACTGGCAATGGTAACGGATGAAGGAGTATTTCTGTATACGATGAGTACAGGAGAGACCCATCAGATAGAAGAAGGAAGTACCACTAGCAAAATAGGAACAGGTAATGGAGTACTATGGATAAGTACCAATAATGTTTTATACGGCTATGACGTGCGTAAAAATACCATAGTAACAAAACAGGTTTTTGAGCAGAATATAAGAATGATTTCCGTACTCCAGAAAAAGGTACTTCTCTCTTTTACAGATCACATATTATTGCTGGATAAAACTAAAGAAGAGAAAAAAATACCGGTTACAGATGCGATACGGTACATGACCAAAAATGGAGATATCGTATTCCTGGCGTCTGAAAAAAAGATATATACTTTTGATCCTGATCAGGAAAATATTAGGATGATAAACACTGCTCTTCCACTGCATCAGGCAGATATAACCAGTCTTTTTTTAGATCAACAACAGTTGTTATGGGTCGGGACATCCAAAGGATTGTACAAAGAAAAAAATAAGGTTGCTATTTTTAAAAATCCCAGCATATCATTACATGCACGACGTATCATCAAGTATAAAGAAGCAATTTATATAGCAGGAGAAACAGGATTATACAAGATCGATAAAAATAAAGAGATGCAGAAATTGTTAGCTGGTGATATGCTGGCATTGCACGCATCAGAAGAACAGTTGTTCGTAACGAACCGAAAGGGAACACTTTTTACTATTAGGGATGACCAAATAGAAAAAGAACAACAAATACAGCGTAGTGATTTCAAAAGATTTAGTGCTTATGGAATCGCACAAGATGCACAACATAGAATTTGGGTAGGAAGCTGGGCTTCCGGAATTTTTGTGTTCGATGCGTCAGGTAATTTTTTGCAGGAAATCAAACTGGATACAAATTCGGATAAGGGAGAATCAAAAATATTGCAGATGTACCTGGATCATAAGGATCGCTTGTGGATAACAACTGCGGCTTATGGGCTTTATATGCTTGCCAATGCTTCTTCTGCAGACCTTACTACTCCTGTCCCTTTTCAGCAGTATACCAGTACCAGAAGTGATACGACTTCCTTGACATCTAATGTTTTGTTTTCCGTTGCAGAGGATCAGAAGGGAACGATTTGGATAGGATCTGATATGGGAGTAGTTGCCTATCAGGAAAAAAATAACGCTTTTTTGAGATTAAAAAAAGACGCAAAGCTGTTCGATAAAAAAATAATGGCTTTAGAAGCTGATACATTGAATAATTTATGGATTACGACAATTAATAGTGGTGTATATGTATACAACGTGATATCGAAGGAATGGATGCATTATACTACAAAAGATGGGTTGATTTCAGATGCGTTTTTATTTACATCAATGTATTATGACCAGAAAGAAGAACGATTGCTAGCAGGAACCAATAACGGGATACAAACAATAACAGTTGATACCGAAGTAAAAGTTCCTGACTTTCCTCCTGTAATAGTTACTGCTGTCAGGGTTCATGGAGAGCCTTCTGATTATTTGGCAGATTTTAAAACTCCTTTTGATCAAGATATTCAGTTATCGTACTTGCAAAATGATTTTTCAGTCCGCTTTTCTAACCTGGATTACAAACATATCCCTAACATACGATATGCATATTCCATGGATGGGGGAAAGTGGAAAGAAACTGATGTAGAAACGGCGTATTTTTCTAATATTGCTTATGGAGTACATGAACTTAAAGTAAAACCAGTGTACAATTCTTACCCAGCAGAGACGGTACCTGTAAGTATTCTAAGCATACGAATACATCCTCCCTGGTATCAGACTATAGTAGCTTATGTAGGGTATGGACTTTTGTTTATCCTCATCGGAACACTAATTATTTACTATTTTCTGAAAAGCAAATTAGCTACCCTTAGAGCAGAAAAAACAAAGGAGGTTAATGAATTGCAATCCAGGATGTTTGCTAATATATCTCATGAGTTCAGAACCCCTGTAACTATTATAAAAGGATTGGCTAATACAATATTGAAACAAGAAAAAAAAGAAGAGCTGGAAGAAAAAGTAATGGGGATTACAAAATCAAGTGATCAGATATTAAATTTAGTCAATCAGATGTTGGATTTGGCCGCATTAGATGAAAAGAAAGTAGCACTGAATTATATAAATACGAATATTATCGCATTTATAGAAAAATGTGTGAAACTATACACTCCCTTGGCAACTTCCAAAGGAATTGCAATGAATTTTCATGCAGAATTTCCAGAAGTATGTATGGATTTTGATGATGATAAAATTCAAAAAATTATCAATAATCTATTGTCTAATGCCATTAAATTCACTCCGGAAAAAGGAACTATTAAAATAGAGGTAAAAGTAAGAGAAAATCAATTAGTACTAATTGTATCAGACACAGGTATTGGTATTAAAAAAGGACAATTACCTTTTGTTTTTGATCGGTATTATCGGGCAAATCAATTTACAGAAACCATGGGAAGTGGAATCGGCATGGCATTGACCAAAGAATTGGTGGTTTTATTAGAAGGAATAATTGAGGTACAAAGTGAGCTGGGACAAGGAACTACTTTTGTGATTTATCTGCCGATACGAAATGCATACCCCTCAGCGAAGGAAGCAGTACATACAATGCCGTTTATCAGTCGGCAAATGAAAGCAAAGGAAGAAGAGCCTTCTAATACTATCCGGTCAGAAGTATGCATTCTGGTAGTAGAAGACAGTGATGAAATCAGGTCGTATATGAAAGAACTATTGGGAGCAAAGTATACCATATTAACAGCGAATAATGGAAAGGAAGGACTCATAATTGCTCAAAAAAGAGCAATAGATTTTATCATTAGTGATATTATGATGCCGGTTATGGATGGTTTTGAGTTCTGTAAGCAATTAAAAAGCGATGTAGGAACCTCTCATATTCCTTTTGTTATTCTCAGCGCCAGAACAGAAGCATCGGACAAAGTGAAGGCATATCAGTATGGTATTGATGCCTATTTGCCAAAGCCTTTTGACGAGGAGGAACTAATGGCGATTATTGCTAACCTGATCAAAAAGCAAGAAGAAAGGAATCGTTATTTTGGAAAATTATTACAACTGAAAGAAACTGCTATTGAAGAGAAAGACATAAAAAAACAAGAACTTGATTTTATTAAAAAGGTACAGGAATATGCCTTGCAAAAAGATCAAAAACTAAGTATTGACCAGTTGGCTAAAGAATTGTATACCAGCCGTACCCAATTGCATCGAAAAATTAAAGGGCTAACAGGAAAGTCAACCACACATTATATCAATCATATTCGCATAGAAAAAGCCAAAGAATTATTACTGACTACTTCTTTGCATATTGCGGAAATCTCATTTGAGGTGGGTTTTGATACCCCAGCGTATTTTTCGAAAATATTTAAGAAGATAGAAGGAAGGTCCCCATCGGAGTATAGAAAAACGAAAGAATAA